The Corynebacterium pseudopelargi genome contains a region encoding:
- a CDS encoding CopG family transcriptional regulator: MAMTLRLSEDEDRALTLLAQTQGTSKQEAAKRAILAQASRQLFDAHVAELARTHIPEVRAMRTRLRSVQKP, translated from the coding sequence ATGGCCATGACGCTCAGACTCAGCGAAGACGAAGACCGCGCCCTCACCCTGCTCGCCCAAACCCAAGGCACGAGCAAACAAGAAGCCGCCAAGCGCGCGATTCTTGCACAAGCATCCAGGCAGCTTTTCGACGCCCACGTGGCCGAACTCGCCCGCACCCACATCCCGGAAGTGCGCGCAATGCGCACACGCCTTCGCAGTGTGCAAAAGCCATGA
- a CDS encoding Abi family protein produces MESKSRLETMLGAARFETYYLAAGEDLEKAVDLYRWNTRMAGALHSHLSYFEVLMRNAMNLALQDWNETITGSRNWCLEHQSADLLYSMLKRPMMQARRHATKESRRRHRLHPRKNQPLTHDDVVAQLTLGNWSNLLGEALPDLRPKAKVLWADCLHNAFPNIDHDDQSRVDLGKRVERLTRLRNRVSHQENLLGTNFRGRLNDTLSVLKAIDNSYPQWALVESQVRQIAREDPRKQ; encoded by the coding sequence ATGGAATCCAAAAGCAGGTTGGAAACAATGCTCGGGGCTGCTCGATTCGAGACTTACTATTTGGCGGCTGGTGAAGATTTGGAAAAAGCGGTGGACCTGTATCGATGGAATACCCGGATGGCTGGAGCCCTGCATTCCCATTTGTCCTATTTCGAGGTACTCATGCGCAATGCCATGAATCTGGCACTTCAAGATTGGAATGAAACGATAACCGGGAGCAGGAATTGGTGCCTCGAACACCAATCAGCGGATCTTCTGTACTCAATGTTGAAGCGTCCAATGATGCAAGCTCGACGGCATGCTACGAAGGAATCACGACGAAGGCATCGTCTTCACCCCCGCAAGAATCAACCACTGACCCATGATGATGTTGTAGCGCAACTCACTTTAGGAAATTGGTCAAATTTGCTTGGGGAGGCACTTCCGGATCTCCGCCCAAAAGCCAAAGTTCTTTGGGCGGACTGCCTACACAACGCGTTTCCGAATATCGATCACGACGATCAATCACGCGTGGATTTAGGGAAAAGGGTTGAACGACTCACCCGACTACGCAACCGGGTTTCGCACCAAGAAAATCTTTTAGGCACCAACTTCCGTGGCCGCCTGAATGACACGCTTTCAGTGCTCAAAGCTATTGATAATAGTTATCCGCAATGGGCTCTTGTTGAAAGCCAAGTCCGCCAGATCGCTCGAGAAGATCCCCGAAAGCAATAA